In one Populus nigra chromosome 12, ddPopNigr1.1, whole genome shotgun sequence genomic region, the following are encoded:
- the LOC133669492 gene encoding probable serine/threonine-protein kinase PBL7: MEPSTTGEPAKSHGNHTNKHHSLHSQLHDHHHGILSSTSILIIIISAISVVLVLTIFLIIAMLRRLKSSKNRGSCRDLSSCNTSKFVAHTTISFTSSPDVNGTGCLYGSNLGHKPPSKHKGVQVFTYKELEIATNKFSASNVIGNGGYGVVYRGTLSDGTVAAIKMLHREGKQGERAFRVEANLLSRLHSPYLVELLGYCADQNHRLLIFEYMHNGSLQHHLHHKQYRPLEWGTRLRIALGCARALEFLHEHTIPAVIHRDFKCSNILLDQDFRAKVSDFGLAKMGSDRINGQNSTRVLGTTGYLAPEYASTGKLTTKSDVYSYGVVLLQILTGRIPIDTKRPSGEHVLVSWALPRLTNRDKVMEMVDPALQGQYLMKDLIQVAAIAAVCVQPEADYRPLMTDVVQSLVPLVKNLSSVSSTGSSRFMNQSSPRPM; encoded by the exons ATGGAACCTAGCACCACTGGTGAACCTGCAAAGTCACATGGAAACCATACCAATAAGCATCATAGCTTGCATTCTCAACTCCATGATCACCATCATGGCATCCTCTCTTCCACCTCTATCCTTATAATCATTATATCAGCTATTTCTGTTGTTCTAGTTCTCACAATCTTTCTTATTATAGCAATGCTTAGAAGACTCAAATCTTCTAAGAATAGAGGCAGTTGCAGAGACTTGAGCAGTTGCAACACTAGCAAGTTCGTTGCTCATACCACCATAAGCTTCACTTCAAGCCCAG ATGTTAACGGTACTGGATGTCTATATGGAAGCAATTTGGGTCATAAGCCTCCAAGTAAACACAAAGGAGTCCAAGTTTTCACATACAAAGAGCTTGAGATTGCCACAAACAAATTCAGCGCATCAAATGTGATAGGGAATGGAGGGTATGGAGTGGTGTATAGAGGTACTCTAAGTGATGGGACTGTGGCTGCAATTAAGATGCTCCATAGAGAAGGGAAGCAAGGAGAGCGGGCATTCAGGGTAGAGGCAA ATTTGCTAAGCAGGTTGCACTCACCATACCTGGTGGAACTACTTGGTTATTGTGCTGACCAAAACCATAGGCTCCTAATATTTGAATATATGCATAATGGTAGTCTTCAACACCATCTCCATCACAAGCAATATCGACCTTTGGAATGGGGGACACGATTGAGGATAGCCCTTGGTTGTGCTAGGGCCCTGGAGTTCCTTCATGAGCATACTATCCCAGCAGTTATCCATCGTGACTTCAAGTGTAGTAACATTTTACTAGACCAAGATTTTAGGGCTAAGGTTTCTGATTTCGGATTGGCTAAGATGGGTTCGGACAGGATCAACGGTCAGAATTCGACTCGTGTTCTGGGGACCACTGGTTATCTAGCACCAGA GTATGCTTCAACTGGCAAGCTTACCACAAAATCAGATGTATACAGCTACGGAGTTGTTCTTTTACAGATCTTAACTGGTCGTATACCGATTGATACCAAGCGGCCCTCCGGTGAACATGTTCTTGTCTCCTGG GCTCTTCCACGGCTAACTAACAGAGATAAGGTAATGGAAATGGTTGATCCAGCATTGCAAGGCCAGTATTTAATGAAGGATTTGATTCAG GTAGCTGCTATTGCAGCAGTGTGCGTGCAACCAGAAGCAGATTATCGGCCTTTAATGACAGATGTTGTTCAGTCACTCGTCCCTCTGGTCAAGAACCTCTCTTCTGTATCTTCCACTGGTTCCTCTAGATTTATGAATCAGTCAAGTCCAAGGCCTATGTAG
- the LOC133669437 gene encoding uncharacterized protein LOC133669437, protein MGDSGDSVKQEKKVVFVTVGTTLFDALVRTVDTKEVKQELLRKGYTDLVIQMGRGSYTPTKCDGEHGSLAVDYFTFSPSIADHLRSASLVISHAGSGSIFETLQLGKPLIVVVNEDLMDNHQSELAEELAERKHLYCAHPQTLHQTISDMNVESLLPYSSGDATPVAKLMNTFLGFPDD, encoded by the exons ATGGGAGATTCCGGGGATAGTGTGAAGCAAGAGAAGAAAGTGGTATTTGTAACTGTAGGAACTACATTGTTTGATGCTCTAGTGAGAACAGTGGATACTAAGGAAGTCAAACAAGAGTTATTAAGAAAAGGGTATACCGACCTTGTTATTCAAATGGGTCGAGGATCCTACACTCCTACTAAG TGTGATGGAGAACATGGATCTCTGGCTGTTGATTACTTCACTTTTTCTCCAAGCATTGCAGACCATCTGAGATCAGCATCTCTTGTCATCAGCCATGCAG GGTCTGGGAGCATATTTGAAACTCTGCAGCTTGGTAAACCTCTAATTGTAGTGGTAAATGAAGATTTGATGGACAATCATCAAAGTGAACTTGCAGAAGAACTAGCAGAGAGGAAGCATTTATATTGTGCTCATCCTCAAACGCTTCATCAGACAATTTCTGATATGAATGTGGAGTCCCTCCTTCCGTACTCATCAGGTGATGCCACACCGGTTGCCAAGCTTATGAACACGTTTCTTGGTTTCCCAGATGATTGA
- the LOC133670270 gene encoding E3 ubiquitin-protein ligase ATL6 → MDSYTFIHRILPLLILFFLATPCGVVSQNNSSNDRGMYNNYAQVTPSMAIIIVVLVAALFSMGFFSIYIRHCNEASANGSIRALGVVGFSRRAAASRGLDPGVIETFPTLIYSVVKGLKIGKGALECAVCLNEFEDDETLRLIPNCDHVFHPDCIDVWLESHTTCPVCRADLTKPADPVSQLSELHSPELDLEAQNGALGIEPENGNANVEVQVVGPEPDDVSVNVNKTLNRNRTRGSRSGRPPRFPRSHSTGHSLVQPGENTDRFTLRLPVEVRKQVMNRKLNRSTSMVVLTRQGSSRKGYRTGVGEGSSRKVLNYKRLEKLDLEPRSDRWVFGRNPSFLARASSFLSRASSSVRSPKVVASDNQGGSSRLGGSDGGESSRPPV, encoded by the coding sequence ATGGATTCTTACACGTTCATACACAGGATCCTTCCTCTCTTGATTCTCTTCTTCCTTGCAACTCCTTGCGGTGTCGTTTCGCAAAACAACAGCTCGAACGACAGGGGAATGTACAACAACTACGCGCAGGTGACACCGTCGATGGCGATTATCATTGTCGTTTTGGTAGCTGCTCTCTTCTCCATGGGGTTCTTCTCAATCTACATCCGCCACTGCAACGAAGCCAGCGCAAACGGGAGTATCAGGGCATTGGGTGTAGTCGGATTCTCTCGACGGGCCGCCGCATCGCGTGGGCTTGATCCTGGCGTTATCGAGACGTTTCCGACTTTAATCTACTCGGTTGTGAAAGGCTTGAAGATTGGTAAAGGCGCGTTAGAATGCGCCGTTTGTTTAAACGAATTCGAAGACGATGAAACGCTGCGTTTGATTCCGAATTGTGACCACGTCTTCCATCCTGATTGCATTGATGTTtggctggagtctcacactacCTGTCCTGTTTGTAGAGCTGATTTGACCAAACCCGCCGACCCGGTATCCCAACTCAGTGAATTGCACAGCCCCGAGTTGGACCTCGAGGCCCAAAACGGCGCCCTTGGGATCGAGCCAGAAAACGGGAATGCTAATGTGGAAGTGCAAGTGGTTGGACCTGAGCCTGACGATGTGAGTGTGAATGTgaataaaactttgaatagGAACCGGACACGCGGGTCAAGATCGGGTAGGCCACCGAGGTTTCCTCGGTCACATTCGACCGGGCATTCTTTGGTTCAACCGGGAGAGAACACCGATCGCTTTACTTTGAGATTGCCGGTTGAGGTTAGGAAACAGGTGATGAACCGGAAGTTGAACCGGTCTACGAGTATGGTGGTGCTGACTAGACAAGGAAGTTCAAGGAAGGGTTATAGGACCGGAGTTGGTGAAGGGAGTTCAAGAAAGGTGTTAAATTATAAGAGACTTGAGAAATTGGACCTAGAACCGAGGTCAGACCGGTGGGTTTTTGGTAGGAACCCGTCATTCTTAGCAAGAGCGTCGTCGTTTCTATCGAGAGCTTCATCGTCGGTTAGGTCACCAAAAGTGGTGGCTAGTGACAACCAAGGGGGTTCGTCTAGACTCGGTGGATCAGACGGAGGTGAATCTAGCAGACCACCGGTTTAG